From the genome of Synchiropus splendidus isolate RoL2022-P1 chromosome 17, RoL_Sspl_1.0, whole genome shotgun sequence, one region includes:
- the LOC128748984 gene encoding LIM domain kinase 1-like isoform X1: MNSFLRGQTQLRGVDGRISQEAVTGRKYHEDREICNPLVSASKQASSVIAEVERGSTELWCPGSDLPLQLEGSGQLFSLMMGSFCFHRSFTEVSREDVQNCTFPQRGRSGCERWIVSGTSFNRELGDSSSLTSSHCFITSPPRFLPTFRCTVCGCILSNWYYEREEQLFCKKHYWSRYGEPCHSCREAITTGLIMVAGEQKYHPECFTCQRCHMFIGVGDTYMLVERSQLFCLSGSGSCFSPAAVAASQLSNTPHMVALVSLPPRSSGGRGLTVSTEVSTDSGPLITVTELDPDVLGSDLRSSIHTGDHILEVNGSPVRNMSPEQINCLIQDVRKTLTLMIERNPESTKKPPPYKDAQDDSVSKRVAATPKLPSLEEEPHSGEDVDQATRLPSCQQHGATGTRSRHIIRSSSIDKCPRSAGALSLPSHKREMVRSESLRVDTGDRTHRIFRPSDLIHGEVLGRGSFGQAVKVTHKETGEVMVMKELIAFDEETQKTFMKEVKVMRGLDHPNVLRFIGLFYQDRHIHFVSEYIEGGTLKDTINKMDEGFSWSVRVSYAKDIAAGMAYLHSMNVIHRDLNSYNCLVKKNQSVVVADFGLARLVREEPSHNKTSSLERPAKGALAELRKQDRRKRYTVVGNPYWMAPEMIHGKTYDERVDIFSFGIMMCEIIGRVSADPDFLPRTNDFGLNVAGFRQQYVPAQCPRAFLPLAAFCCDMDAEKRPAFTKLQEWLDNTLMHLDIGLPLLSELDHVCTTFWGNHSCHEQASSQGLQHEHHDSPSSSDQGASDALTHRENNSQNCAPEANQRRQETFSLSSKETCGPRKHLNGSNEPRRMCRVLWNRSEEDTSFL, translated from the exons ATGAACTCGTTCCTCAGAGGTCAGACACAGTTAAGAGGAGTGGACGGGCGGATCAGTCAAGAAGCAGTCACAGGGAGGAAGTATCATGAAGACCGGGAGATCTGTAATCCGCTTGTCTCTGCGTCAAAGCAAGCTTCTAGTGTGATAGCCGAGGTGGAGAGAGGAAGTACAGAGCTGTGGTGTCCAGGAAGTgacctcccactgcagctggAGGGATCAGGCCAGCTGTTTTCACTGATGATGGGATCATTCTGCTTCCACCGGAGCTTTACTGAGGTTTCTAGAGAAGACGTTCAAAACTGCACGTTTCCCCAGCGTGGAAGATCAGGATGTGAGAGGTGGATCGTGTCAGGAACTTCCTTCAACAGAGAGCTGGGCGACTCTTCCTCACTAACCTCCtcccattgtttcatcacaTCTCCTCCCCGCTTCCTCCCCACGTTTAGGTGCACCGTCTGCGGCTGCATCCTGTCCAACTGGTACTacgagagagaagagcagcttTTCTGTAAGAAGCACTACTGGAGTCGTTACGGGGAGCCGTGTCACAGCTGCAGAGAGGCCATCACAACTGGACTCATAATG GTGGCAGGAGAGCAGAAGTACCACCCCGAGTGTTTCACCTGTCAGAGGTGTCACATGTTCATCGGAGTTGGTGACACCTACATGCTGGTGGAACGCTCCCAGCTGTTCTG TTTGTCTGGCAGCGGCAGCTGCTTCAGTCCAGCTGCGGTAGCTGCGTCTCAGTTGAGCAACACCCCCCACATGGTGGCGCTAGTCTCTCTTCCTCCAAGATCAAGCGGTGGACGAGGCCTCACCGTGAGCACGGAGGTCAGCACGGACAGCGGGCCTCTCATCACCGTCACAGA GTTAGACCCAGATGTCCTGGGCTCAGACCTGCGATCCTCTATCCACACTGGGGACCACATCCTGGAGGTCAACGGAAGCCCTGTACGCAACATGTCCCCGGAGCAG ATAAACTGTCTGATCCAGGACGTGAGAAAAACTCTGACGCTGATGATTGAACGTAACCCAGAGTCCACCAAGAAGCCTCCGCCCTATAAAGACGCCCAGGACGACAGCGTGAGCAAGAGAGTCGCCGCCACGCCCAAACTCCCGAGCCTGGAGGAGGAACCCCACTCTGGGGAGGACGTGGACCAGGCAACCAGACTTCCCTCTTGTCAGCAACATGGAGCCACGGGGACGCGATCGCGACACATCAT CCGCAGCTCCAGCATTGACAAGTGTCCCCGGTCTGCTGGAGCGCTCTCGCTCCCATCCCACAAACGGGAAATGGTTCGCTCGGAGTCTCTGCGTGTGGATACCGGCGACCGGACTCATCGCATCTTTCGACCGTCGGACCTCATCCACGGTGAGGTGCTGGGAAGAGGCTCCTTCGGACAGGCAGTGAAG GTGACCCACAAGGAGACGGGagaggtgatggtgatgaaggagcTGATTGCATTTGACGAAGAGACGCAGAAGACCTTCATGAAAGAG GTGAAAGTGATGCGTGGCTTGGACCATCCGAACGTCTTGAGGTTCATCGGGCTCTTTTATCAAGACAGGCACATACACTTTGTCTCGGAATACATCGAAGGAGGAACTCTCAAAGACACGATCAACAAAATG gacgagggcttCTCCTGGAGCGTCAGAGTGAGCTACGCCAAAGACATCGCGGCCGGGATG GCCTATCTGCACTCCATGAACGTCATCCACCGAGACCTGAACTCTTACAACTGCCTGGTGAAGAAG AACCAGTCTGTCGTGGTGGCAGATTTCGGGCTCGCTCGCTTGGTGAGGGAGGAGCCAAGTCACAACAAGACGTCATCCTTGGAGCGACCAGCGAAGGGGGCGCTGGCAGAGCTGCGAAAGCAGGACCGCAGGAAGCGCTACACCGTGGTGGGCAACCCATACTGGATGGCTCCCGAGATGATCCACG GCAAAACCTACGACGAACGAGTCGACATTTTCTCCTTTGGGATCATGATGTGTGAG ATCATCGGCAGAGTGAGCGCCGACCCAGACTTCCTTCCTCGGACCAATGACTTTGGTCTGAACGTGGCTGGCTTCCGTCAGCAGTACGTGCCCGCCCAGTGCCCGCGGGCCTTCCTGCCGCTGGCTGCTTTCTGTTGTGACATGGACGCTGAGAAACG CCCTGCCTTCACAAAGCTGCAGGAGTGGCTGGACAACACACTGATGCACCTGGACATCGGCCTGCCGCTGCTCTCCGAGCTGGACCACGTCTGCACAACGTTCTGGGGGAACCACAGCTGTCATGAACAAGCAAGCAGCCAGGGGCTGCAACATGAACACCATGACTCTCCGTCCTCCTCAGATCAGGGAGCGTCTGATGCcctcacacacagagaaaacaacTCACAAAACTGTGCTCCTGAAGCAAACCAGCGGAGGCAGGAGACCTTCAGCCTCTCCAGCAAAGAAACCTGTGGTCCCCGCAAACATCTCAACGGTTCCAACGAGCCCAGAAGAATGTGCAGGGTGTTGTGGAACAGATCTGAAGAAGACACTTCTTTTTTGTGA
- the LOC128748984 gene encoding LIM domain kinase 1-like isoform X6: MVALVSLPPRSSGGRGLTVSTEVSTDSGPLITVTELDPDVLGSDLRSSIHTGDHILEVNGSPVRNMSPEQINCLIQDVRKTLTLMIERNPESTKKPPPYKDAQDDSVSKRVAATPKLPSLEEEPHSGEDVDQATRLPSCQQHGATGTRSRHIIRSSSIDKCPRSAGALSLPSHKREMVRSESLRVDTGDRTHRIFRPSDLIHGEVLGRGSFGQAVKVTHKETGEVMVMKELIAFDEETQKTFMKEVKVMRGLDHPNVLRFIGLFYQDRHIHFVSEYIEGGTLKDTINKMDEGFSWSVRVSYAKDIAAGMAYLHSMNVIHRDLNSYNCLVKKNQSVVVADFGLARLVREEPSHNKTSSLERPAKGALAELRKQDRRKRYTVVGNPYWMAPEMIHGKTYDERVDIFSFGIMMCEIIGRVSADPDFLPRTNDFGLNVAGFRQQYVPAQCPRAFLPLAAFCCDMDAEKRPAFTKLQEWLDNTLMHLDIGLPLLSELDHVCTTFWGNHSCHEQASSQGLQHEHHDSPSSSDQGASDALTHRENNSQNCAPEANQRRQETFSLSSKETCGPRKHLNGSNEPRRMCRVLWNRSEEDTSFL, translated from the exons ATGGTGGCGCTAGTCTCTCTTCCTCCAAGATCAAGCGGTGGACGAGGCCTCACCGTGAGCACGGAGGTCAGCACGGACAGCGGGCCTCTCATCACCGTCACAGA GTTAGACCCAGATGTCCTGGGCTCAGACCTGCGATCCTCTATCCACACTGGGGACCACATCCTGGAGGTCAACGGAAGCCCTGTACGCAACATGTCCCCGGAGCAG ATAAACTGTCTGATCCAGGACGTGAGAAAAACTCTGACGCTGATGATTGAACGTAACCCAGAGTCCACCAAGAAGCCTCCGCCCTATAAAGACGCCCAGGACGACAGCGTGAGCAAGAGAGTCGCCGCCACGCCCAAACTCCCGAGCCTGGAGGAGGAACCCCACTCTGGGGAGGACGTGGACCAGGCAACCAGACTTCCCTCTTGTCAGCAACATGGAGCCACGGGGACGCGATCGCGACACATCAT CCGCAGCTCCAGCATTGACAAGTGTCCCCGGTCTGCTGGAGCGCTCTCGCTCCCATCCCACAAACGGGAAATGGTTCGCTCGGAGTCTCTGCGTGTGGATACCGGCGACCGGACTCATCGCATCTTTCGACCGTCGGACCTCATCCACGGTGAGGTGCTGGGAAGAGGCTCCTTCGGACAGGCAGTGAAG GTGACCCACAAGGAGACGGGagaggtgatggtgatgaaggagcTGATTGCATTTGACGAAGAGACGCAGAAGACCTTCATGAAAGAG GTGAAAGTGATGCGTGGCTTGGACCATCCGAACGTCTTGAGGTTCATCGGGCTCTTTTATCAAGACAGGCACATACACTTTGTCTCGGAATACATCGAAGGAGGAACTCTCAAAGACACGATCAACAAAATG gacgagggcttCTCCTGGAGCGTCAGAGTGAGCTACGCCAAAGACATCGCGGCCGGGATG GCCTATCTGCACTCCATGAACGTCATCCACCGAGACCTGAACTCTTACAACTGCCTGGTGAAGAAG AACCAGTCTGTCGTGGTGGCAGATTTCGGGCTCGCTCGCTTGGTGAGGGAGGAGCCAAGTCACAACAAGACGTCATCCTTGGAGCGACCAGCGAAGGGGGCGCTGGCAGAGCTGCGAAAGCAGGACCGCAGGAAGCGCTACACCGTGGTGGGCAACCCATACTGGATGGCTCCCGAGATGATCCACG GCAAAACCTACGACGAACGAGTCGACATTTTCTCCTTTGGGATCATGATGTGTGAG ATCATCGGCAGAGTGAGCGCCGACCCAGACTTCCTTCCTCGGACCAATGACTTTGGTCTGAACGTGGCTGGCTTCCGTCAGCAGTACGTGCCCGCCCAGTGCCCGCGGGCCTTCCTGCCGCTGGCTGCTTTCTGTTGTGACATGGACGCTGAGAAACG CCCTGCCTTCACAAAGCTGCAGGAGTGGCTGGACAACACACTGATGCACCTGGACATCGGCCTGCCGCTGCTCTCCGAGCTGGACCACGTCTGCACAACGTTCTGGGGGAACCACAGCTGTCATGAACAAGCAAGCAGCCAGGGGCTGCAACATGAACACCATGACTCTCCGTCCTCCTCAGATCAGGGAGCGTCTGATGCcctcacacacagagaaaacaacTCACAAAACTGTGCTCCTGAAGCAAACCAGCGGAGGCAGGAGACCTTCAGCCTCTCCAGCAAAGAAACCTGTGGTCCCCGCAAACATCTCAACGGTTCCAACGAGCCCAGAAGAATGTGCAGGGTGTTGTGGAACAGATCTGAAGAAGACACTTCTTTTTTGTGA